A DNA window from Pseudodesulfovibrio thermohalotolerans contains the following coding sequences:
- a CDS encoding carbon-phosphorus lyase complex subunit PhnI, which yields MYVAVKGGEKAIDNAHRLMAEERRGDASVPELTVEQILQQMSLAVDRVMSEGSLYDPWLAALAVKQARGDLVEAIFLLRAYRTTLPRLYDSLPVDTAAMDVRRRISATFKDVPGGQVLGPTFDYTHRLLDFSLAAGGATEPAVKEAVEGDGEPSLSRVMDLLADEGLVDRPAEDGTRPVGDITKDPMIFPTSRDVRLQNLARGDEGFLLALGYSSQRGFGDNHPFAGEIRMGEVAVSICPDELGFEVEIGDITVSECEMVTSFKGSKDELPRFTRGYGLSFGYNERKVMAMSLVDRSLQARELGEDIVAPSQDEEFVLYHSDNVEAQGFVQHLKLPHYVDFQADLVMVRAMRAEILKRAESKAETGEAA from the coding sequence CGCCGGGGGGATGCGTCCGTCCCGGAACTGACTGTGGAGCAGATTCTTCAACAAATGAGCCTGGCCGTGGACCGGGTCATGAGCGAAGGCTCGCTCTACGACCCGTGGCTGGCGGCCCTGGCCGTGAAGCAGGCGCGCGGCGACCTGGTGGAGGCGATCTTCCTCCTGCGGGCCTATCGGACGACCCTGCCGAGGCTGTATGACTCCCTGCCTGTGGATACCGCGGCCATGGATGTCCGCCGCCGCATCTCGGCGACCTTCAAGGATGTCCCCGGAGGACAGGTCCTCGGACCGACCTTCGACTACACCCATCGGCTCCTGGACTTTTCCCTGGCGGCCGGGGGCGCGACCGAACCCGCCGTCAAGGAGGCCGTGGAGGGCGACGGAGAACCGTCCCTGTCGCGGGTCATGGATCTTCTGGCCGACGAAGGGCTGGTGGACCGCCCCGCCGAGGACGGGACCAGGCCCGTGGGCGACATCACCAAGGACCCCATGATCTTCCCGACCTCCCGCGACGTGCGGTTGCAGAACCTGGCGCGCGGCGACGAGGGCTTTTTGCTGGCGCTCGGCTATTCGAGCCAGCGCGGATTCGGCGACAACCACCCGTTTGCGGGCGAGATACGCATGGGCGAGGTGGCGGTGTCCATCTGCCCGGACGAACTCGGCTTCGAGGTGGAGATCGGCGACATCACCGTGTCTGAGTGCGAGATGGTCACGAGCTTCAAGGGCTCAAAGGACGAGTTGCCCCGGTTCACGCGGGGGTACGGACTGTCCTTCGGCTACAACGAGCGCAAGGTCATGGCCATGTCCCTGGTGGACCGCTCCCTTCAGGCGCGCGAGCTGGGCGAGGACATCGTCGCCCCCTCGCAGGACGAGGAGTTCGTCCTCTACCACAGCGACAACGTGGAGGCGCAGGGCTTTGTCCAGCACCTCAAGCTCCCGCACTACGTGGACTTCCAGGCTGATCTGGTCATGGTCCGGGCCATGCGGGCCGAAATTCTCAAACGGGCCGAGTCCAAGGCCGAGACCGGGGAGGCCGCATGA
- a CDS encoding alpha-D-ribose 1-methylphosphonate 5-phosphate C-P-lyase PhnJ, producing MTVAQAPASTEAGYNYGYLNEQTKRMIRRAILKAVAIPGYQVPFAGREMPMPYGWGTGGIQLSASILGPDDIFKVIDQGADDTTNAVSIRKFFARVTGVETTEKTGEATVIQTRHRIPETPLTEGQIMVYQVPIPEPLRWVEPRETETRKMHALEEYGVMHVQLYEDIARHGRIATNFMYPVKVNGRYIMSPSPIPKFDNPKLDNSPALHVFGAGREKRIYAIPPYTEVKSLDFEDFSFTVETWDGCCALCGAEDSYLDEVILDDAGERMFVCSDTDYCATRRSQGHFGPMAGREDLAELTGAASENEGRNA from the coding sequence ATGACCGTCGCCCAGGCTCCCGCTTCCACCGAGGCGGGCTACAATTACGGATATCTGAACGAGCAGACCAAGCGGATGATTCGCAGGGCCATCCTCAAGGCCGTGGCCATCCCCGGCTATCAGGTGCCCTTTGCCGGACGCGAGATGCCCATGCCCTACGGCTGGGGCACGGGCGGCATCCAGTTGTCCGCCTCCATCCTCGGTCCCGACGACATTTTCAAGGTCATCGATCAGGGCGCGGACGACACCACCAACGCGGTCTCCATCCGCAAGTTCTTCGCCCGGGTAACCGGCGTCGAGACCACGGAGAAAACCGGCGAGGCCACGGTCATTCAGACCCGCCACCGCATTCCCGAGACCCCGCTTACCGAGGGGCAGATCATGGTCTACCAGGTGCCCATCCCCGAGCCTTTGCGCTGGGTGGAGCCTCGCGAGACCGAGACCCGCAAGATGCACGCCCTGGAGGAATACGGGGTCATGCACGTCCAGCTTTACGAGGACATCGCGCGTCACGGCCGCATCGCCACCAACTTCATGTATCCGGTCAAGGTCAACGGCCGTTACATCATGAGCCCTTCGCCCATTCCCAAATTCGACAACCCCAAGCTGGACAACTCCCCGGCCCTGCACGTCTTTGGCGCGGGACGCGAGAAGCGTATCTACGCCATTCCGCCCTACACCGAGGTCAAGAGCCTGGATTTCGAGGACTTCTCGTTCACCGTGGAGACCTGGGACGGGTGCTGCGCCCTGTGCGGAGCCGAAGACAGCTATCTGGACGAGGTCATTCTCGACGATGCGGGCGAGCGCATGTTCGTCTGTTCCGACACCGACTACTGCGCCACCCGCCGCAGCCAGGGGCATTTCGGCCCCATGGCCGGCCGCGAGGATCTGGCGGAACTTACGGGCGCCGCGTCCGAAAACGAGGGGAGGAACGCATGA
- the phnK gene encoding phosphonate C-P lyase system protein PhnK, which produces MNACPQPMIRVRGITKKYGEMIGCRDISFDLWPGEVMGIVGESGSGKSTLLACLSGRLDPTAGSVEYASREFGDIDVHGCPEPIRRKLLRTELGVVHQNPRDGLRLGVTAGANLGERLMSVGARHYGNIRAEALKWLAEVEIDAGRIDDFPKTFSGGMQQRLQIACNLITSPRMVFMDEPTGGLDVSVQARLLDLLRNLVSRLGLSVVIVTHDLAVARLLAHRLMVMQRGEVVETGLTDQVLDDPQHPYTQLLVSSILQA; this is translated from the coding sequence ATGAACGCCTGTCCGCAACCCATGATCCGCGTACGCGGCATCACCAAGAAATACGGTGAGATGATCGGCTGCCGGGACATCTCCTTCGACCTCTGGCCCGGCGAGGTCATGGGCATCGTGGGCGAGTCCGGCTCGGGCAAGTCCACCCTGCTCGCCTGCCTGTCCGGCAGGCTCGACCCCACCGCCGGAAGCGTGGAGTACGCTTCCCGGGAGTTCGGCGACATCGACGTGCACGGCTGTCCCGAGCCGATCCGGCGCAAGCTTCTCCGCACCGAGCTGGGCGTGGTCCACCAGAACCCGCGCGACGGGCTCAGGCTCGGCGTCACCGCCGGGGCCAACCTGGGAGAGCGGCTCATGTCCGTGGGCGCGCGCCATTACGGCAACATCCGGGCCGAGGCCCTCAAGTGGCTGGCCGAGGTGGAGATCGACGCCGGACGCATCGACGATTTCCCCAAGACCTTTTCCGGCGGGATGCAGCAGCGTCTTCAGATCGCCTGCAACCTCATCACCTCGCCGAGGATGGTTTTCATGGACGAGCCCACCGGCGGCCTGGACGTGTCGGTCCAGGCGCGTCTCCTCGACCTCCTGCGCAATCTGGTCTCCCGCCTCGGGCTGTCGGTCGTCATCGTCACCCACGATCTGGCCGTGGCGCGGCTCCTGGCCCATCGGCTGATGGTCATGCAGCGCGGCGAGGTGGTCGAGACCGGGCTGACCGATCAGGTCCTGGACGACCCTCAACATCCCTACACCCAACTGCTGGTCTCTTCGATCCTGCAGGCCTAG
- the phnL gene encoding phosphonate C-P lyase system protein PhnL, which yields MTTMISVRSLDKTFTLHTQGGTVIPVFSKLDLDVNAGECVALAGSSGAGKSSLICSLYGNYRPQAGSVCIRHEGEMVDIVSATPRQVLDIRSRTMGYVSQFLRVVPRVSALDVVAEPLLALTGDPTAARDRAAFLLKRLNIPSTLWSLPPATFSGGEQQRVNIARGFSVEYPVLLLDEPTASLDAENRRVVVQLINEAKARGTAVVGIFHDEEVRDLVADRLFEMRSFKEAA from the coding sequence ATGACGACCATGATTTCCGTTCGTAGCCTGGACAAGACCTTCACCCTGCATACCCAGGGCGGCACGGTCATTCCGGTTTTCTCCAAGCTTGATCTCGATGTGAACGCGGGCGAGTGCGTGGCCCTGGCCGGGTCTTCCGGAGCAGGCAAATCCTCGCTCATCTGTTCGCTTTACGGCAACTATCGGCCCCAGGCGGGGTCCGTATGCATCCGCCACGAAGGCGAGATGGTCGACATCGTCTCCGCCACGCCCCGGCAGGTGTTGGACATCCGAAGCAGGACCATGGGCTATGTCAGCCAGTTCCTGCGGGTGGTGCCGCGCGTGTCCGCCCTGGACGTGGTGGCCGAGCCCCTGCTGGCCCTGACCGGCGATCCCACCGCCGCCCGCGACCGGGCCGCCTTTTTGCTGAAGCGGCTGAACATTCCTTCGACCCTGTGGTCCCTGCCCCCGGCCACCTTCTCCGGCGGCGAGCAGCAGCGTGTGAACATCGCCCGGGGCTTTAGCGTGGAATACCCGGTTTTGCTCCTGGACGAGCCGACCGCTTCCCTCGACGCCGAGAACCGGCGGGTCGTGGTCCAGTTGATAAACGAAGCCAAGGCCAGAGGCACCGCCGTCGTCGGCATTTTCCACGATGAGGAAGTGCGCGACCTGGTGGCCGACAGACTGTTTGAAATGCGCAGCTTCAAGGAGGCCGCATAA
- a CDS encoding alpha-D-ribose 1-methylphosphonate 5-triphosphate diphosphatase, with amino-acid sequence MDCIIKNARIVLRDEIVSGSVRIAGGIIESIDFGPCSVANAVDLENDYLLPGFVELHTDNLEQELEPRPGVFWPDPLASVLAHDNTMAGAGITTVLDAVSLGEYHDGPQRSKIMDMSIQALKRARATGVLKADHRLHLRCEFSDPKVVDLLLPHIDDPMLMLVSLMDHTPGQRQFTDTEKYRAYYRNMSWSDEEFDEVSKRMIATQESCAELNRARIVSLCRERSIPMASHDDTLPEHVRQAMAEGMAISEFPTTAEAARLARGAGISIVMGGPNLVRGASHSGNVSARDLAGEELLDILSSDYVPGSLVGGAFTLRERLGFSLPDAVAMISANPADAVGLGDRGRISCGLRADLVRVREIEGVPAVLRTWSAGCSGRPEITEKNAA; translated from the coding sequence ATGGACTGCATCATCAAGAACGCCCGCATCGTCCTGCGCGACGAGATCGTGTCCGGTTCGGTGAGGATAGCGGGCGGGATCATCGAATCCATCGACTTCGGCCCGTGCTCCGTGGCCAACGCCGTGGACCTGGAAAACGATTATCTTCTGCCCGGTTTCGTTGAGCTGCATACCGACAACCTGGAGCAGGAACTGGAACCCAGGCCGGGCGTGTTCTGGCCCGATCCGCTGGCTTCGGTGTTGGCCCACGACAACACCATGGCGGGCGCGGGCATCACCACGGTGCTCGACGCGGTGTCCCTCGGCGAATATCACGACGGCCCCCAACGTTCGAAGATCATGGACATGTCCATCCAGGCGCTCAAGCGGGCGCGGGCCACCGGAGTGCTCAAGGCGGATCACCGGCTACACCTGCGCTGTGAATTTTCCGATCCCAAGGTGGTGGACCTGCTTCTGCCGCACATCGACGACCCCATGCTCATGCTCGTTTCGCTTATGGACCACACTCCGGGCCAGCGGCAGTTCACGGATACCGAAAAGTACCGGGCCTACTACCGCAACATGAGCTGGAGCGACGAGGAGTTCGACGAGGTGTCCAAAAGGATGATTGCCACCCAGGAATCGTGCGCCGAGCTGAACCGGGCCCGCATCGTCTCCCTTTGCCGGGAGCGGAGCATCCCCATGGCCAGCCACGACGACACCCTGCCCGAGCATGTCCGGCAGGCCATGGCCGAGGGCATGGCCATTTCCGAGTTCCCGACCACCGCCGAAGCCGCCCGGCTGGCGCGCGGCGCGGGCATCTCCATCGTCATGGGCGGCCCCAACCTGGTCAGGGGAGCGTCCCATTCCGGCAACGTCTCGGCCCGCGATCTGGCCGGAGAGGAACTGCTGGACATTCTTTCCTCGGACTATGTGCCGGGCAGCCTCGTGGGCGGGGCATTCACCCTGCGCGAGCGGCTGGGCTTCTCCCTGCCGGACGCCGTGGCCATGATTAGCGCCAACCCGGCCGATGCCGTGGGCCTTGGCGACCGGGGCCGCATCAGCTGCGGCCTGCGCGCGGACCTGGTTCGCGTGCGCGAGATCGAGGGTGTGCCCGCAGTGTTGCGGACGTGGTCTGCCGGATGTTCCGGGCGTCCTGAAATCACGGAAAAAAACGCGGCCTGA
- the phnC gene encoding phosphonate ABC transporter ATP-binding protein: protein MKSIDIRKRTQREALGVNGLCKVYPNGTEALKDVSVTVNSGDFCVIIGLSGAGKSTLLRCMNRLVRPSSGSISLFGEDITRVNGGQLRQVRRRVGMIFQQFNLVRRLTVLENVLVGRLRFNSHPMKRCLSMVRHFSKAEREFAFDCLQQVGIGDLAFRRADALSGGQQQRVAIARALAQEPEVFLADEPIASLDPRSSETVMQILAKIHEEKGIPVLVNLHHIDFAQRYGKRILGMSKGELIFDGTARDLDAETVSRIYGDKAEEALEELSAA, encoded by the coding sequence ATGAAATCTATCGATATTCGTAAACGCACGCAACGCGAAGCCCTTGGCGTCAACGGGCTGTGCAAGGTGTACCCCAACGGCACCGAAGCCCTGAAGGACGTGTCCGTGACCGTCAATTCCGGCGATTTTTGCGTCATCATCGGCCTGTCCGGGGCCGGAAAGTCCACCCTGCTTCGCTGCATGAACCGCCTGGTCCGGCCCTCCAGCGGGTCCATCTCCCTGTTTGGCGAGGACATCACCAGGGTCAACGGCGGGCAGCTTCGGCAGGTTCGCCGCCGCGTGGGCATGATCTTTCAGCAGTTCAATCTCGTCCGCCGCCTGACCGTGTTGGAGAACGTCCTGGTCGGCCGTCTGCGTTTCAACTCCCACCCGATGAAGCGGTGCCTGTCCATGGTCCGACATTTCTCCAAGGCCGAGCGGGAATTCGCCTTCGACTGTCTCCAGCAGGTGGGCATCGGCGACCTGGCGTTCCGCCGGGCCGACGCCCTGTCCGGCGGCCAGCAGCAGCGCGTGGCCATCGCCCGCGCCCTGGCGCAGGAGCCGGAGGTTTTCCTGGCCGACGAGCCCATCGCCTCGCTCGACCCGCGCAGCTCCGAGACGGTCATGCAGATTCTCGCGAAGATTCACGAGGAAAAGGGCATTCCCGTGCTCGTGAACCTGCACCACATTGATTTCGCCCAGCGTTACGGCAAGCGCATCCTGGGCATGTCCAAGGGTGAACTGATTTTTGACGGCACGGCCCGCGATCTCGACGCCGAAACCGTGTCGCGCATCTACGGTGACAAGGCTGAGGAGGCTCTCGAAGAGCTTTCCGCAGCCTGA
- the phnD gene encoding phosphonate ABC transporter substrate-binding protein, with amino-acid sequence MLSKLTKALMMAALVLTVALPGLANAGPKDWPTTLKLGFIPTEGAADSAKRAKPIARELEKDLGVKVEIFTASDYNGIITAMANNHIDLAYYGPKSYVEASEKANAEAVVMELNKDGQPGYTGIIITRKDSGIDSMEKAKGKTFAFTDPNSTSGYLVPNVIFARDMKIDPEKYFSQVRFSGSHGASILAVKNGSIQVAATNNIDLDRMIEKGSASMEDFNVIKESDMIPGAPIAVRKDLPESLKVAIAGSLLKINDDHEALEILQNGGYRHTSDKDYDMVRYLKRLKAELAKKK; translated from the coding sequence ATGCTTTCGAAACTGACCAAAGCGCTGATGATGGCGGCCCTGGTTCTGACCGTGGCCCTGCCCGGTCTGGCCAATGCCGGACCCAAGGACTGGCCCACTACCCTGAAGCTCGGCTTCATCCCCACCGAGGGCGCGGCCGATTCCGCCAAGCGCGCCAAGCCCATTGCCCGCGAGCTGGAAAAGGATCTCGGCGTCAAGGTCGAAATCTTCACCGCCTCCGACTACAACGGAATCATCACCGCCATGGCCAACAACCACATCGATCTGGCCTACTACGGTCCCAAGAGCTACGTTGAAGCCTCCGAAAAGGCCAATGCCGAAGCCGTGGTCATGGAGCTGAACAAGGACGGCCAGCCCGGCTACACCGGCATCATCATCACCCGCAAGGATTCCGGCATCGACTCCATGGAAAAGGCCAAGGGCAAGACCTTCGCCTTCACCGATCCCAACTCCACCTCCGGTTACCTGGTCCCCAACGTCATCTTCGCCCGCGACATGAAGATCGACCCCGAGAAGTACTTCTCTCAGGTCCGTTTTTCCGGCTCCCACGGCGCGTCCATCCTGGCCGTCAAGAACGGTTCCATTCAGGTCGCCGCCACCAACAACATCGACCTTGACCGCATGATCGAGAAGGGCTCCGCTTCCATGGAAGACTTCAACGTCATCAAGGAATCCGACATGATCCCCGGCGCGCCCATCGCCGTGCGCAAGGATCTGCCCGAGAGCCTGAAGGTCGCCATCGCCGGCTCCCTGCTCAAGATCAACGATGACCACGAGGCTCTGGAAATCCTCCAGAACGGCGGCTACCGCCACACCTCCGACAAGGACTACGACATGGTCCGTTACCTCAAGCGCCTCAAAGCCGAACTGGCCAAGAAGAAGTAG
- the phnE gene encoding phosphonate ABC transporter, permease protein PhnE codes for MSHELTLDQVTPRKSFPQKLALGGLIAIILTVLVASYISTDIDPFKLYTKRQNAFEYLFGRQLNDADKQAAMDQAERLPAIIAFEEAYQEIKAEYTASGRELNPVAMQREAQKRADARMAKMSPAEHDRIVQSEYDRISDERTGGYFPPETAWPHLMEYSSALIETVAIAIWGTLIAFIAAIPMAMFAAKNTLELMVQGDGTVQRAIRWFGQFGARRVLDFCRGFNEFVMALIFVAVIGLGPYAGVLALAIHTFGILGKVFSEAIEQIEPGQVEAVTASGAGPAQIMAFSVIPQVMPLVVSYTLLRFESNVRSATILGFVGAGGIGFLMFDKINGYLYREVCTMMIMVIVSVTVIDYLCGILRRKFV; via the coding sequence ATGAGTCATGAACTGACACTCGATCAGGTCACCCCCAGGAAGAGCTTCCCTCAGAAGCTCGCCCTGGGGGGCTTGATAGCCATTATCCTGACGGTCCTGGTGGCTTCGTACATTTCCACAGACATCGACCCGTTCAAGCTCTACACCAAGCGCCAGAACGCCTTTGAATATCTCTTTGGCAGGCAGCTCAACGATGCCGACAAGCAGGCGGCCATGGATCAGGCCGAACGTCTGCCCGCCATCATCGCCTTCGAGGAAGCCTACCAGGAGATCAAGGCGGAATACACCGCTTCCGGGCGCGAGTTGAACCCCGTGGCCATGCAGCGCGAGGCCCAGAAACGCGCCGACGCCCGCATGGCGAAGATGAGCCCTGCTGAGCATGATCGGATCGTTCAGAGCGAATACGACCGCATCAGCGACGAAAGGACTGGCGGATATTTTCCGCCGGAAACCGCCTGGCCCCATCTCATGGAGTACTCCAGCGCGCTTATCGAAACCGTGGCCATCGCCATCTGGGGGACGCTCATCGCCTTTATCGCGGCCATCCCCATGGCCATGTTCGCGGCCAAGAACACGCTGGAGCTGATGGTCCAGGGCGACGGGACCGTGCAACGGGCCATCCGCTGGTTCGGCCAGTTCGGCGCGCGGCGCGTGCTCGATTTTTGCCGCGGCTTCAATGAATTCGTCATGGCCCTCATTTTCGTGGCCGTCATCGGCCTCGGACCCTATGCGGGCGTGTTGGCTCTGGCCATCCACACCTTCGGCATCCTGGGCAAGGTCTTTTCCGAGGCCATCGAGCAGATCGAACCCGGCCAGGTGGAGGCCGTCACCGCCTCGGGCGCCGGCCCGGCCCAGATCATGGCCTTCTCGGTCATCCCGCAGGTCATGCCGCTCGTCGTCAGCTACACCCTGCTGCGCTTTGAATCCAACGTCCGTTCGGCCACCATTCTCGGCTTCGTGGGCGCGGGCGGCATCGGCTTTCTCATGTTCGACAAGATCAACGGCTACCTTTACCGCGAAGTGTGCACCATGATGATTATGGTCATCGTTTCCGTGACCGTCATCGACTACCTTTGCGGCATCCTTCGCCGGAAGTTCGTCTAA
- a CDS encoding TPM domain-containing protein yields MSNADTFLTKAEQDALVKCVQEAEKSTSGEIVPVIADMSYDYPRAGLIGSLVCGSLAAVALTLALGREDMWVFLALFLALFLCFSRLFDAMPGLKKPFISKREMRDEVAEAAFTAFHAHGLHNTRDKTGIIIYVSVFERSVQVLADKGINDLVNPLAWEEVVALVTDGIRAGRPGEALCAGVRRCGEMLVERFPVKPDDTDELPNLIIQGGK; encoded by the coding sequence ATGAGCAACGCAGATACATTTCTCACCAAGGCGGAACAGGACGCGCTCGTCAAGTGCGTCCAAGAGGCTGAAAAGTCGACGTCCGGCGAAATCGTGCCGGTCATCGCGGACATGAGCTACGACTATCCCCGTGCGGGGCTCATCGGCAGCCTCGTTTGCGGCTCCCTTGCCGCCGTGGCCCTGACCCTGGCCCTGGGCCGCGAGGACATGTGGGTCTTTCTCGCCCTTTTTCTCGCCCTCTTCCTCTGTTTTTCCAGGCTGTTCGACGCCATGCCGGGCTTGAAGAAGCCCTTCATATCCAAGCGGGAGATGCGCGACGAGGTGGCCGAGGCCGCTTTCACCGCCTTTCACGCCCACGGACTGCACAATACCCGCGACAAGACCGGCATCATCATCTACGTCTCGGTCTTCGAGCGTTCGGTCCAGGTGTTGGCCGACAAGGGCATCAACGACCTGGTCAATCCCCTCGCCTGGGAAGAGGTCGTCGCCCTGGTCACCGACGGCATCCGCGCGGGCAGGCCGGGTGAGGCCCTGTGTGCCGGGGTGCGTCGCTGCGGCGAAATGCTTGTCGAACGGTTTCCGGTCAAGCCCGACGATACAGACGAGCTGCCCAACCTGATTATTCAAGGCGGAAAGTAG
- a CDS encoding TPM domain-containing protein — protein MRLLSSRTAGLVPALILALVLGLSAGALALDVPPYTTRVNDLAGMMTPRTRQTIEDRLADLERTDSTQVAVLTVPSLKGDSLEDFSIRVAEAWKVGQRDFDNGVILLVSKADHKIRIEVGYGLEGRLTDVLSGQIIDNVISPQFRAGRFDQGFIEGVAAISGAVRGEFTALPKKRKSKLNILAILIGPMIFIILLTEKFGRRRIPGASEGVRTAGRSGPGVIFFPGPRIGGGGGFGGGGGGFGGFGGGGFGGGGASGGW, from the coding sequence GTGCGACTTCTTTCGAGCAGAACGGCGGGCCTTGTCCCGGCCTTGATCCTGGCCCTGGTTCTGGGCCTGTCCGCCGGGGCCCTGGCCCTGGACGTGCCCCCGTACACCACGCGGGTCAACGATCTGGCCGGGATGATGACCCCGCGGACGCGGCAGACCATTGAAGATCGGCTGGCCGACCTGGAGCGTACCGACTCCACCCAGGTCGCCGTCCTGACCGTCCCGTCCCTCAAGGGCGATTCCCTTGAGGACTTCTCCATCCGGGTCGCCGAGGCCTGGAAAGTCGGCCAAAGGGACTTCGACAACGGGGTCATCCTTCTGGTCAGCAAGGCGGACCACAAAATCCGCATCGAGGTGGGCTACGGCCTTGAGGGAAGGCTGACCGACGTGCTCTCCGGGCAGATCATCGACAACGTCATCTCCCCGCAGTTCAGGGCCGGGCGTTTCGACCAGGGCTTCATTGAAGGCGTTGCCGCCATCTCCGGAGCCGTGCGCGGCGAGTTCACGGCCCTGCCCAAGAAGCGCAAGAGCAAGCTCAACATCCTGGCCATTCTCATCGGTCCCATGATCTTCATCATCCTGCTGACCGAGAAATTCGGCCGACGCAGGATTCCCGGCGCTTCCGAAGGCGTTCGCACGGCCGGGCGCAGCGGTCCCGGCGTCATCTTCTTCCCCGGACCTCGTATCGGCGGGGGCGGCGGATTTGGCGGAGGCGGAGGCGGCTTCGGCGGCTTCGGCGGGGGCGGTTTCGGAGGCGGCGGCGCTTCCGGCGGTTGGTAG
- a CDS encoding LemA family protein, translating into MLKRLVTAFAALLIATSLAGCGYNAMQQQEEEVFAAWGNLESALQRRADLIPNLVETVKGAAAHEKSTLTAVVEARAKAVQTKISPEMLTDKNALANFQAAQGELSSALSRLMVVVERYPDLKANQNYLGLQHQLEGTENRINVARQRYNEAVKTFNFSIRKFPNSLTNSLLLHLDRKEFFEAAPDAKAVPKVNFGSES; encoded by the coding sequence ATGCTCAAACGACTTGTCACGGCCTTCGCGGCCTTGCTTATCGCCACGTCTCTAGCCGGCTGCGGCTACAACGCCATGCAGCAGCAGGAGGAAGAGGTCTTCGCGGCCTGGGGAAATCTTGAGTCCGCCCTGCAACGGCGCGCGGACCTGATCCCCAACCTTGTGGAGACGGTCAAGGGCGCGGCCGCTCACGAGAAGTCCACCCTGACCGCTGTTGTCGAGGCGCGGGCCAAGGCCGTTCAGACCAAAATTTCTCCCGAGATGCTCACCGACAAGAATGCCCTGGCCAACTTCCAGGCGGCACAGGGAGAGCTTTCCTCTGCCCTGTCCCGGCTCATGGTCGTGGTGGAGCGGTATCCCGATCTCAAGGCCAATCAGAATTACCTCGGCCTGCAACATCAGCTCGAAGGCACCGAGAACCGTATCAACGTGGCCCGGCAGCGGTACAACGAAGCGGTCAAGACTTTCAACTTCTCCATCCGCAAGTTCCCCAACTCCTTGACCAACTCGCTGTTGCTCCACCTGGATCGCAAGGAGTTCTTCGAGGCGGCTCCGGACGCCAAGGCCGTCCCCAAGGTGAACTTCGGGTCCGAGTCCTAG
- a CDS encoding YigZ family protein, with protein sequence MSERYPIPAAFHRVEESIKRSRFITSMGHAPDAESARAFVAAVKEEFPDATHNCWAFNAGPPGDTASVGLSDDGEPSGTAGKPMLNGLLHSGVGEIVAVVTRYFGGTKLGTGGLVRAYAGLVKLGLETLPLREMVVTTQLAVSIPYSSVTLFKRLMPDFEAEVLEEAFSDEAGFTLELPEERAGDFIAAVTELTTGRAKIHEK encoded by the coding sequence ATGTCGGAACGTTACCCCATACCCGCCGCCTTTCACCGGGTGGAAGAAAGCATCAAGCGCAGCCGGTTCATCACGTCCATGGGCCACGCTCCGGACGCCGAATCCGCCCGCGCTTTCGTGGCAGCCGTCAAAGAGGAATTTCCTGACGCCACCCACAATTGTTGGGCCTTCAACGCGGGCCCGCCGGGCGACACGGCCTCGGTGGGCTTGAGCGACGACGGCGAGCCGAGCGGCACGGCGGGAAAGCCCATGCTGAACGGTCTGCTCCATTCGGGCGTGGGCGAAATCGTCGCGGTGGTCACCCGGTATTTCGGCGGCACCAAGCTCGGCACCGGCGGACTGGTCCGGGCCTATGCCGGATTGGTCAAGCTCGGCCTGGAGACCCTTCCCCTGCGCGAGATGGTCGTGACTACGCAATTGGCCGTGTCCATTCCCTATTCATCAGTGACCCTGTTCAAGCGGCTGATGCCCGATTTCGAAGCCGAGGTGCTGGAGGAGGCCTTCAGCGACGAGGCCGGGTTCACCTTGGAGTTGCCCGAGGAGCGGGCGGGCGATTTTATCGCCGCAGTGACCGAGCTGACCACCGGACGCGCGAAAATACACGAAAAATGA